The genomic DNA GCCAGCAGATCGCGCAGTGTCTGAAGTCGTGATTCAGCCTGCTTCTCGCGTAGCAGACGCAGCGCGTCACGCATGACCTCGCTCTGGGTGCGATAATCACCGGCCTTAACAAGGGCATCAATAAATTCACGCAGCTCATCACCCACGTCCACCGTCATCGTACGAGCCATAACCCCTCCGTTTCTTAATGTAAGATTTGTTCTTACATCATTATATCAACTTACCCCTCTCCTTACATCCCCGACATTTTAGCCAAAACAATCCGGCTGCAGTCTGAAGATCCGACTTAGCATCTTTTCGGATCTGTGCGGCGGGCAACGGGTAAATGATATGATTATCAAGAAATAACAACAAAATCATACTGAATTTGATGTTCTTCATTAAAAATAAAATCATATCTGATATTATTTCTACCAATTAACTGATAAATCATATTAAGTATGATTTTTGACTAAACCGGACATTTTCAGACGGAGCGTGCAGGATGGATAACGAAGTGACGTTTTCACTCAGCTATGAACAACTGACAGCGAGGACGAAGGATGTAATCCAAGTTTTCGCGAAACGAAGCCCTTCAGGCACTGGTGTTAACAGAGCTTGTGCCGATGCGGTGTTTCTGTTGTGGTGCGATCTGACACAGGAAGGACACCTCGAAGTACGTGATGCAGAGCGGATACAGAATGATGCCCGTGAAATAAGTGAACTGGTACACAGGATAAAAAAATGACGAGTCTCCTGAAAGACCGGCAGCCTTCACCACTACAGAAACGGGTGCTGATTGTGCTGGCTGCCCTCGATGCACGCCATCCTGGAACGCCCGTGCCTACCCGCCTCATTGAAAGACTTCTGACCGAGGGGGGGCACGGTCCTGTATACGGGCCGAACCTGCGTGCCTCCTGCCGGCGCATGGAAATGGCGGGCTGGCTGCGTACCCTGCGCGCGCAAAACCTGCAGCTGGCCGTGGAACTGACGGATGCCGGCCGGAAGCTGGCCACTCCCATCCTTGCCGAAGAACAGGCCAGCCAGATGGCCGAACAGCGTGCCACGGAAGTGCGGGTTCTGCCCCTAGCCACGCACAGCCAGGCAGATGAGGCTGACGACCGGCCGGTGGAGCTGGACGATCGCTGGCACCTGGTGTGCCGGGGTGACTACGTTATCCGTCTTGACGGCACCACCTGCCTGCAGCTGTGGAACACGGCCGGGCAGGTGACGCGCCTGGAAGGCGATCCCCTGCAGGTCGCCGCCTGGCTGCAGGCCTGCCACGATGCGGGGATTGCGGTCCGGGTGCAGATCAATGAGAGCGCCGCGCCGGAGGAAGGTTCACCGGACGGAACCGCGCCGGCGGACCTGACCGGCACCTGGTACCGCCAGCTGGACACCGCGCTGCAGGCCCTGGGGATCACCGGGCTGACTGAGGATATTCGCCTGGCCGTGGTCAGTCCTGAAGCTTCCCTGCGGATGCTGCCGGCACCTGCGCGCCTGCTGCACGTCCTGCGCGACGCGGACCCGCTCACAGTTGCCACATACGAGGAAGACACGGAGGCCGCGCTGGCCGACCTGCTCACCCGCGCGGGGTTCACGGGCGACCAGGCGCAGGAGCTGCAGTGGCACCGCATTCGCTGGCCGCTAATGGATCAGGAAGAAGCTGACCGGCGCGAGCTGAACAGCCTGCTGGATGAACTGGAACAGCGACA from Enterobacter sp. 638 includes the following:
- a CDS encoding type II toxin-antitoxin system ParD family antitoxin — protein: MARTMTVDVGDELREFIDALVKAGDYRTQSEVMRDALRLLREKQAESRLQTLRDLLAEGISSGEAKPWNKDAFLKNVRARVANERD